A genomic region of Fodinisporobacter ferrooxydans contains the following coding sequences:
- the sigK gene encoding RNA polymerase sporulation sigma factor SigK: MPGIITALALLLRELTVFVSYIKNNAFPQPLSEQEEAECLKRMEQGDENARNLLVEHNLRLVAHIVKKFENTGEDSEDLISIGTIGLIKAIESFQSNKGTKLATYAARCIENEILMHLRSLKKTRKDVSLHDPIGTDKEGNEITLIDVLGSDSDEVVDEVQLKLEKVKIYNHLSLLDEREQEVIRGRFGLPDGDEKTQREIAEELGISRSYVSRIEKRALTKLLHELRPKQDRKTERSYK; this comes from the coding sequence ATGCCCGGAATTATAACGGCGTTGGCGTTATTGCTGAGAGAGCTTACTGTTTTTGTGTCGTATATAAAAAATAACGCATTCCCACAGCCATTATCCGAGCAGGAAGAAGCAGAATGTCTGAAACGAATGGAACAAGGTGATGAAAACGCCCGAAACTTACTCGTCGAACATAACCTTCGGCTAGTCGCACATATTGTCAAAAAATTTGAAAATACAGGCGAAGACAGTGAAGATTTAATTTCGATCGGTACGATTGGTTTAATCAAGGCCATTGAAAGTTTTCAATCCAATAAAGGGACAAAATTGGCAACATATGCAGCAAGATGTATCGAAAATGAGATTCTCATGCATTTGCGTTCATTGAAAAAAACCCGCAAAGACGTATCCCTGCATGACCCGATTGGCACGGATAAAGAAGGCAATGAAATCACATTGATCGACGTTCTCGGCTCAGACTCCGATGAAGTTGTAGATGAAGTCCAATTAAAATTGGAAAAGGTAAAAATATACAATCACCTCTCCCTTTTGGATGAGCGGGAACAGGAAGTGATTCGTGGACGCTTCGGACTGCCGGATGGCGATGAAAAGACACAACGAGAGATTGCGGAGGAGTTAGGCATATCGCGATCCTATGTGTCGCGGATCGAAAAACGCGCGCTGACGAAACTGTTGCATGAATTGCGCCCAAAGCAAGACCGCAAAACGGAACGAAGCTATAAGTGA